In a single window of the Aminomonas paucivorans DSM 12260 genome:
- a CDS encoding encapsulin-associated ferritin-like protein: MGYFEPAGELPAQDRDISRALASLREEVEAIDYYHQRAALASDPELVALVLHNRDEEIEHAAMCIEWLRRRLPALDDALKTYLFTTVPVTEVEEAATGEGASSPAAARPRSGLGIGKL, from the coding sequence ATGGGATACTTTGAACCCGCCGGAGAGCTTCCCGCCCAGGACCGGGACATCAGCCGCGCCCTGGCGAGCCTTCGGGAGGAAGTGGAGGCCATCGACTACTACCACCAGAGGGCCGCCCTGGCCTCGGACCCGGAGCTGGTGGCCCTGGTGCTCCACAACCGGGACGAGGAGATCGAGCACGCCGCCATGTGCATCGAGTGGCTTCGTCGCCGCCTCCCCGCCCTGGACGACGCCCTGAAGACCTACCTGTTCACCACGGTCCCGGTGACGGAGGTGGAGGAGGCGGCCACCGGCGAGGGGGCTTCCTCTCCCGCCGCTGCCCGGCCCCGCTCGGGCCTGGGCATCGGGAAACTGTAG
- a CDS encoding sensor domain-containing diguanylate cyclase, translating into MEEPTKVCRRDQNPLDREGYRLFFEESLVGAALLSPDGLIREANGTLEELLDCPAGDLTGRHVREFSPPEDQVPGGEGLVRLLSGRSRREVLDRRLRTCSGKVLDGRLFAVRLDGPEGTRRGFLVQVVDLTESRRRERAIRHLAYHDLLTDLPNRAAFREAFDLALQEASRAGQILALVFIDLNEFKEINDQLGHVYGDEALRVIAERLRGCLRRSDLVARIGGDEFVMLLPDLTREEQIEPILDKIASQFDAPLRMEDRCFTVTASLGAALFPRDGRDPDALLHKADQAMYRHKARKARPN; encoded by the coding sequence GTGGAGGAACCGACGAAGGTCTGCCGGAGGGATCAGAATCCCCTGGACCGGGAAGGCTACCGGCTCTTCTTCGAGGAGTCTCTGGTGGGGGCTGCCCTCCTCTCCCCCGACGGGCTGATCCGGGAGGCCAACGGGACCCTGGAGGAGCTGCTGGACTGCCCCGCCGGAGACCTGACGGGCCGCCACGTCCGGGAGTTCTCTCCCCCGGAGGACCAGGTCCCCGGCGGGGAGGGCCTGGTGCGCCTCCTCTCGGGGCGTTCCCGCCGGGAGGTGTTGGATCGGCGGCTTCGCACCTGTTCCGGCAAGGTCCTGGACGGTCGGCTCTTCGCGGTGCGCCTGGACGGACCGGAGGGAACACGCCGGGGCTTTCTGGTGCAGGTGGTGGACCTGACGGAGTCCCGGCGCCGGGAGCGGGCCATCCGCCACCTGGCCTACCACGACCTTCTCACGGACCTGCCCAACCGGGCGGCCTTCCGGGAGGCCTTCGACCTGGCCCTGCAGGAGGCGTCCCGGGCGGGGCAGATCCTGGCCCTGGTGTTCATCGACCTCAACGAGTTCAAGGAGATCAACGACCAGCTGGGGCACGTCTACGGAGACGAGGCCCTGAGGGTCATCGCGGAACGGCTGCGGGGGTGCCTGCGCCGGTCCGACCTGGTGGCCCGCATCGGGGGGGACGAGTTCGTCATGCTCCTGCCCGACCTGACCCGGGAGGAGCAGATCGAACCCATCCTGGACAAGATCGCCTCCCAGTTCGACGCTCCCCTGCGGATGGAAGACCGATGCTTCACCGTCACCGCAAGCCTGGGGGCCGCCCTCTTCCCCCGGGACGGGAGAGACCCGGATGCCCTCCTCCACAAGGCGGATCAGGCCATGTACCGTCACAAGGCCCGCAAAGCCCGCCCGAACTGA
- a CDS encoding MGDG synthase family glycosyltransferase has product MEIRVALLYATVGTGHRTAALALGEWFRREGQDVKVQCLDVLSFASPLVRGFISRSYLEMVKRAPRLWGYFYDTLDDPEARDGLLGSLNEMTAKLNLRRLKRRLEAFGPHALFCTHFFGAGPLAEAFAPQVPLYYVNTDFLSHVFHRNRLFAGWFVAGPEAARQYAADGITEKVHETGIPVFPAYASPPGREEARAALNLPREGRVVLVISGGIGVGPIEEAVASLARRRDWTTLVVCGNNQRLLRRMRKLFSGASHVRIEGFVENILEHYAASDLVVMKPGGLCTSEVLCLGLPILLMDPIPGQEQRNSDYLLDRGAARVLFEVRRTAERAEEILEDPAERARLREACARLARPYAGREVVRTVFREQGWNQV; this is encoded by the coding sequence GTGGAGATCCGGGTAGCCCTGCTCTACGCCACCGTGGGGACGGGGCACAGGACCGCCGCCCTGGCCCTGGGGGAATGGTTCCGGCGAGAGGGGCAGGACGTGAAGGTCCAGTGCCTGGACGTGCTCTCCTTCGCCTCCCCCCTGGTGCGGGGCTTCATCTCCCGGTCCTACCTGGAGATGGTCAAGCGCGCCCCCCGGCTGTGGGGGTACTTCTACGACACCCTGGACGACCCGGAGGCCCGGGACGGCCTCCTGGGGTCCCTCAACGAGATGACCGCCAAGCTGAACCTCCGGCGGCTCAAGCGGCGCCTGGAGGCCTTCGGTCCCCACGCCCTCTTCTGTACCCACTTCTTCGGGGCGGGCCCCCTGGCGGAGGCCTTCGCCCCTCAGGTTCCCCTCTATTACGTGAACACGGATTTCCTGAGCCACGTGTTCCACCGCAACCGGCTCTTCGCGGGGTGGTTCGTGGCGGGTCCCGAGGCGGCCCGGCAGTACGCCGCCGACGGCATCACCGAGAAGGTCCACGAGACGGGCATCCCCGTCTTCCCCGCCTACGCCTCCCCCCCGGGGAGGGAGGAGGCCCGGGCCGCCCTGAACCTCCCCCGGGAGGGGCGGGTGGTGCTGGTGATCAGCGGGGGCATCGGGGTGGGTCCCATCGAGGAGGCGGTGGCCTCCCTGGCCCGCAGGAGGGACTGGACCACCCTGGTGGTGTGCGGCAACAACCAGAGGCTCCTGCGGCGGATGAGGAAGCTCTTCTCCGGGGCCTCCCACGTCCGGATCGAAGGGTTCGTGGAGAACATCCTGGAGCACTACGCCGCCAGCGACCTGGTGGTGATGAAGCCCGGAGGGCTGTGCACCTCCGAGGTGCTCTGCCTGGGGCTGCCCATCCTCCTCATGGACCCCATCCCGGGGCAGGAGCAGCGCAACAGCGACTACCTCCTGGATCGGGGGGCCGCCCGGGTGCTCTTCGAGGTGCGCCGCACGGCGGAGCGGGCGGAGGAGATCCTGGAGGACCCGGCGGAGCGGGCCCGGCTTCGGGAGGCCTGCGCCCGCCTGGCCCGGCCCTATGCGGGTCGGGAGGTGGTGCGCACGGTGTTCCGGGAGCAGGGCTGGAACCAGGTTTGA